The segment GTATTACGCTATTGGGAAAGTGAAATCCCTGCTATTCGCCCCAAGAAAAGCGGACATAAAAGGCGCTATAACATACAGCAGATCGAAACCTTGAAAAAGATTAAGGATATGTTGTACAATCAACGTTATACTATCGAGGGTGCCAGACAAAAAATAAAACAGGATAAGGAACTGCTTCAGGAAGTCCGCAAAGAAGCCGTGGCAAAGCAAAAGCTTAAAGTTAGTGCTGCCCTTCCCGCAATTGCAAAAGAATTACTGGATTTGAAGAACCAGCTAATTAGCCTAAAGCACAAGTGTAAAAAAATCACAGGAAAATAAACATGGAATTTCAAAAGATAATACTAAGCCTTCAACAATATTGGGCAGATAAGGGCTGCAATCTTATTCAACCCTACGATATGGAAATGGGGGCTGGCACCTTTCATCCGGCAACTTTCTTTGGTGCATTAGGTTCTCAACCTTGCGCAATTGCCTATCCTCAGCCGTGCCGCCGACCCAAAGATGGCAGATATGGAGAGAACCCCAACCGCTTTCAACACTACTATCAGTTTCAAGTAATTATCAAGCCTTGTCCCGACGAGATTCAAAACCTGTATCTTAAAAGCTTGCAAGCTATTGGAATCGAGATTGAAAAACACGATATTCGTTTTGTTGAAGACGATTGGGAATCTCCTACTTTAGGTGCGTGGGGCTTAGGCTGGGAAGTGTGGTTGGATGGCATGGAAATCTCTCAATTTACATATTTTCAACAGGTTGGTAGTATTGATGTTTTCCCCATCTCCGTAGAGCTTACTTACGGATTGGAGCGTCTTGCCATGTATATTCAGGATGTTCCAGATTATCGCCGCTTAGCTTATAGTAGCACAACAAAGTATGCCGATTTATTCTTTAATAAAGAGGTAGAGTACTCTGCCTACAACTTTGAGTATGCCGATACAGCGCTCCTATTTGAGTTATTTTCAAAGTATGAAACCGAGTGTAAACTGCTTATCTCAAGCAAGCTGGTTTATCCCGCTTACGATATGCTGCTAAAGAGTTCACACACCTTTAATCTTCTTGATGCCAGGGGAGTTATAAGCGTTACAGAGCGCGCTGCCTACATAGGAAGAATTCGAAACCTGGCAAAGAGTTGCGCTAACACCTACCTCGATAAATACGGTAAGGAGAAATCATGAATAACCCATATTCCGGGATCTTAAATTCCCTCAGTAATGTTTCGGATCGCCTTATTCAAGTAACTGCATATAAAGACCTTCTAAGTAATTACAATGCAGTGATTATTCTGGATGAAGACCCAGATGGATGGCTAGAAAAGCTTTCACCGTTGGCAAAGTATATTCACAAACACAAGCTGAATCTCCCCCTTATCATAAATAGGCGTTTTATTAAGTACTCTTTAGATTCGTATCCACTGGAATTCATCAATATCATTAGCTGTCAGAGAGAGAATATTTTGGTAAAGGAAGACCTTTTAGCAAATCTACAGATCAAGCCTGCAGATGTGCGCTTGCAGATGGAGCGTGAATTTAAAAGCAAATGGTTACTTACCCGCCAGGTCATATTGGAGGGCAAGATGAACAGCCGTAACTTGCGCCATACCTTACAGCTTTCTATAACGGCTCTAATCCCTTGTGTAAAAGGCTTTTTCTTCCTTAGCAAACAACCCTATCCTCAAAGCTCCGATGAGCTTTTTGCTCAGGCAGCCCTAATCTGTAAAATTGATCTTAATGCATTTGCTATTTGGATGAAGAAAACTGAGATTGAGCTGGCAGATATTGAACGCTATCTCTCAATCCTCAACAAACTTATGGAATTAATGGAGACGTATCCGGTAGAATAGATGGTACAAAGTAAGTTCAATTTTGGCAATATCGATTTCCCAGTTTTAGCGCTAGCAATACACAACGGACATCATCTTCCGCAAGTTTTATTGCGCTATACGGCAATTTCTGATGACGACCGTTTCCGAGAGGAAGATCCTTATACTGGACAATTAGCTGAACATTTCCCCAATCATATAATTGTGAATACCAGCCGCTTTGCCATAGATCTCAATCGTAAAAGAGATAAATGTGTATATCTTAAACCGGAAGACGCATGGGGGCTGAACGTTAGAATTGGAGAACTGCCCGAAGCTCTATATAATGACCTTTTGAATAGCTACGAAGATTGGTATAACACCCTTGTTTACCAGATCGAACGCATGCTGAAATTTCATCCCTATATCATAGTTTTAGATCTCCACAGCTATAACCACCGTAGAAACGGTCCCGATGCTCAACCCGATCCACAAACCGACAACCCGGATATCATACTGGGTCGCAGCAATATGAACAAAGAATTTTACCCCATTGTGGAAAATCTGAGATCGAAATTAGATGGGAAACCCATTTGGAATATGAAGCTGGATGTCCGTTGTGACGTTAAGTTTCCTGGAGGACAATTACCTCGTTTTCTGCACGAGAAGTACCCTTCTCAATTACTCTGCCTTGCCATCGAATTCAAAAAAATCTTTATGAACGAATGGAGCGGAAAGCTTAACCCTGTATCACTTTACGATATCCGCAACCTTTTTATGGATGAAGCAGAAAGCTGGATAGAAAACACCATTAAAGATTTTCCCTTTAAAACTGTGACATAAAGCCCGCATCAAAATTTTTACCATATTGTTGTTTGTGCCTAGCCTATTACTTTAAGCACAGATTAAGCAAGGTTTATGCAGAGATCCTCCCGATGTTAAACATGATCTTAGCTTGAACTTACTCTAATTATTGCCAATAACTATGGGACGTTATTAGGGAAAGCCATTTCAAATATTATCAAACCAGAGTAGAACCATAAAGCTATATGCAGATTTTCTTGAACTAACTCTCTTCCAACAAGTTCGCACTCAGATAAGTAATAGATAAATTTCCTATTGACAAAAGATGCTGCAATTTAGATACTTGGAATTGTTACTTAACTATATGGAGGTAAAGATGATAACATTAAGACAAGTTTGGCATTGTCCAATTTGTGGAAATACAGTAGAAGCTGTATATGGTGGTAAAGGAGAATTGGTTTGCTGCGGTGAACCGATGGAACTTTTAGAAGAAAATACCGTAGATGCGGCAAAAGAAAAACACGTTCCTGTCGTGACAGATTTGGGAAATTCCATCAAAGTGGAGATAGGTTCTGTACCCCATCCGATGGAGGAAAAACATTACATAGCCTTTGTAGAAGTGCTCACCAAGAAAAAAGTGTGCAGACACGAGTTTAAACCGGGAGAGGCACCTGTAGCCGAGTTCCCCGTTAAACATTCCGATGTGGAATCGGTACGGGAGTATTGCAATATCCACGGGATGTGGAAAGCGTAAGAATAAATTCTGGAGGTAAATAAATGTCCTTTAACGAAAGCAGAACTGCAGAAAACCTGATGAAATCTTTTGCGGGAGAGTGCCAAGCAAAAATGCGTTATGAATACTCCGCAAAAACCGCTAAGAAAGAAGGATTCGAACAGATATCCAATATCTTTATCGAAACGGCGATGAACGAAAAAGAACACGCCAAAGTATTCTTCCGTCACCTCTTAAAAAACGGAATAGAAGGGCAGATGGTTAATATCACCGCTTCCTATCCCGTAGGCTGGAGTGAAACAGAGAATGCCACTATCAAGAATCTTGAATACGCAGCCAATGGCGAAAATGAGGAATGGACAGAACTGTATCCTATCTTTGCCGATATTGCCGATGAAGAAGGCTACAAAGAAATAGCTCTTTCTTGGCGTATGGTTGCCAAAGTTGAGAAAGAACATGAAAAGCGGTTCCGTAAGCTATATGAGAACGTTAAGAACTTGAAAGTGTTTAAAAAAGCTGAAAAAGTTTTTTGGAAATGCTTAAATTGCGGTTATATTCATGAAGGGGACGTAGCTCCCAATGTATGCCCTGTATGCAATCATCCACAGGGCTATTTTGAAGTACATATTGAGACCTACTAAGTAATCCTGGAGGATCCTTATGCAGAAGTATCAGTGCATTGCATGCGGTTGGATTTATGATCCTGCCGAAAACGACAACGTACCCTTCGAACAACTTCCTGAAGATTTTGTTTGCCCGGAATGCGGTGTTGGAAAAGACATGTTCGAACCTATTGACTAACAAGTACGATAACGCCGGGGAGATCAACCTTCCCGGCATTTGTTTGTTCAAATGTTTAACTATTACTGAGGTTTTATGACTGTATCTGAATTTAATGAAATCTTAGATTTTGCTGTAGCTCGAGAACAAGAAGCAGTATCTTTCTACCGCGCTCTTCAGGGAGAGAGTAAATTTGCCCAACAAAAAGCGATGTTACAAGAGCTTGAACAGATGGAAATGGGCCATATTGTAGTAATTGAAAGCATCCGGCAAAAAGGTGTGCAGCCCCAATTCATCGAGAAAGTTCCCAATCTTAAGATCAGCGAATATCTGGTAAAAGAACTTGATGAAAAAGACTTGAGCTATCAAAGCATTCTTATTAAAGCCATGAAACGAGAAGAGAACTCTTTCAAACTCTATACAGAAATGAGTCTTAAATTTCCCGATGAAGAATTATCTACGCTCTTTCGACGATTAGCATCGGACGAAGCTAAGCATAAGTTACATTTCGAAAAACTATACGACGATTTTATCAGCAAGGGAAATTGAAACTCGCCATCGACAGTTCCCAACGAGCAGGATCAATAGCCCTTTGCAATGAAGATGGCTTGCTTTATAGCGCATATTTCAACATTAGCGTAACCCATAGCGAAACCCTTATGCCGGTAATGGATTACGCCATGAAACTGTGTGGATACAATCCCCAAGATATCGATGAGATTTTCGTATGCCTGGGTCCGGGATCTTTTACTGGACTAAGGATTGGGATCGCCACTGCCAAGGGAATTGCCTATGCGCGAGGAACACGTGTTTTAGGATATAGTTCTTTACAGATGGCGGCACTTCCCTGTTTGGTGAGCGGCAAAAAGATTCTTAGTGTTATAGATGCCAAAATGAAAGAATTATATGTTGCGGGGTTTACCCAAACCCTACAGCCTATCATAGCACCGCAGGTTGTGTCTTTTCCTGAATTATTAGCTTGGGATATTCAAGATTACATCCTTTCCGGAAGTGGAGCAACACTGGCGGCAGAAGCCTTCAAAAAAAACGACATTACAGTGGCTATTGCACCTAACTATTTCCATCAACTAAGAGCAGAGTGGCTTTTCGATTTGCCAGATTATATAGCGCCTAATATCTATGAAGGGCAATCGCTTGCCAATCTGGAGCCACTGTACTTAAGAGAAAGTACCGCCCAACTCAGAAAGAAAAAAGCCTCCATTTAGAACCCAAGCTATCCGAAAAGATAGATTAACAAGGGTAAATATAACAGTGCGATAATAATTGAGAAACTTACCATCGTAGCGGCAAATTCTCGATCCATATTCTCCAGATTGGCAAAGATAAGGGTGTTAAAACCAATCGGAAGGGCTGAACATACTATGATGGTGGTGGCAGTTAATCCATGTAAGCCAAAAAGCTGTGCAAAAAGATAGCCAATCCCCAAACCTATCCCCATCCGGATAAATATTGCCAAAAAGGCAGTACCAATGTTTTTCTTGCGCGGGGCAAAGTATAATCCCAACGCTATCATAACCAAAGGAGTTGTGGGCTGCCCTACCAAAGCTAGGAAGTTGAGTGAAACAGGGTTTAGATTTGCACCCATAAGCTTAATTATAAAGGCAACTAGCATGGCATACAGAGGAGGTAATTTCAAGAACTTGTTCCAAGCAATCTTGTCTGTATGAGAGTTGTCTCCAAACTTGATCGCATTAAAGTATGTAAAAGTAAAGATCATGAATGTGTTACCAATATCAAAAAGCGACGCTCTAGCCAAGCCCTCATCTCCAAAAGCTGCCTGAAAAAAAGGTAAGGCATAGGCAGTGTTCATAATCATTGTGCCTACTAAAAAACTGCCAAACATTGTTTTAGGAA is part of the Candidatus Cloacimonadota bacterium genome and harbors:
- a CDS encoding MerR family transcriptional regulator, producing the protein MTKYYYSIGEVSNLLDVKPHVLRYWESEIPAIRPKKSGHKRRYNIQQIETLKKIKDMLYNQRYTIEGARQKIKQDKELLQEVRKEAVAKQKLKVSAALPAIAKELLDLKNQLISLKHKCKKITGK
- a CDS encoding glycine--tRNA ligase subunit alpha, with protein sequence MEFQKIILSLQQYWADKGCNLIQPYDMEMGAGTFHPATFFGALGSQPCAIAYPQPCRRPKDGRYGENPNRFQHYYQFQVIIKPCPDEIQNLYLKSLQAIGIEIEKHDIRFVEDDWESPTLGAWGLGWEVWLDGMEISQFTYFQQVGSIDVFPISVELTYGLERLAMYIQDVPDYRRLAYSSTTKYADLFFNKEVEYSAYNFEYADTALLFELFSKYETECKLLISSKLVYPAYDMLLKSSHTFNLLDARGVISVTERAAYIGRIRNLAKSCANTYLDKYGKEKS
- a CDS encoding N-formylglutamate amidohydrolase produces the protein MVQSKFNFGNIDFPVLALAIHNGHHLPQVLLRYTAISDDDRFREEDPYTGQLAEHFPNHIIVNTSRFAIDLNRKRDKCVYLKPEDAWGLNVRIGELPEALYNDLLNSYEDWYNTLVYQIERMLKFHPYIIVLDLHSYNHRRNGPDAQPDPQTDNPDIILGRSNMNKEFYPIVENLRSKLDGKPIWNMKLDVRCDVKFPGGQLPRFLHEKYPSQLLCLAIEFKKIFMNEWSGKLNPVSLYDIRNLFMDEAESWIENTIKDFPFKTVT
- a CDS encoding desulfoferrodoxin — translated: MITLRQVWHCPICGNTVEAVYGGKGELVCCGEPMELLEENTVDAAKEKHVPVVTDLGNSIKVEIGSVPHPMEEKHYIAFVEVLTKKKVCRHEFKPGEAPVAEFPVKHSDVESVREYCNIHGMWKA
- a CDS encoding rubrerythrin family protein, producing MSFNESRTAENLMKSFAGECQAKMRYEYSAKTAKKEGFEQISNIFIETAMNEKEHAKVFFRHLLKNGIEGQMVNITASYPVGWSETENATIKNLEYAANGENEEWTELYPIFADIADEEGYKEIALSWRMVAKVEKEHEKRFRKLYENVKNLKVFKKAEKVFWKCLNCGYIHEGDVAPNVCPVCNHPQGYFEVHIETY
- a CDS encoding rubredoxin; protein product: MQKYQCIACGWIYDPAENDNVPFEQLPEDFVCPECGVGKDMFEPID
- a CDS encoding ferritin family protein — translated: MTVSEFNEILDFAVAREQEAVSFYRALQGESKFAQQKAMLQELEQMEMGHIVVIESIRQKGVQPQFIEKVPNLKISEYLVKELDEKDLSYQSILIKAMKREENSFKLYTEMSLKFPDEELSTLFRRLASDEAKHKLHFEKLYDDFISKGN
- the tsaB gene encoding tRNA (adenosine(37)-N6)-threonylcarbamoyltransferase complex dimerization subunit type 1 TsaB, which translates into the protein MKLAIDSSQRAGSIALCNEDGLLYSAYFNISVTHSETLMPVMDYAMKLCGYNPQDIDEIFVCLGPGSFTGLRIGIATAKGIAYARGTRVLGYSSLQMAALPCLVSGKKILSVIDAKMKELYVAGFTQTLQPIIAPQVVSFPELLAWDIQDYILSGSGATLAAEAFKKNDITVAIAPNYFHQLRAEWLFDLPDYIAPNIYEGQSLANLEPLYLRESTAQLRKKKASI
- a CDS encoding AEC family transporter, which gives rise to MNPFVEKVIPLIVAFFAGICAKKLKLLNKEDAPVLLRYVLNIGLPALTIIAINNVHVSADMLLIPVLAMLVVVFMYLISTGINKLIKLPKTMFGSFLVGTMIMNTAYALPFFQAAFGDEGLARASLFDIGNTFMIFTFTYFNAIKFGDNSHTDKIAWNKFLKLPPLYAMLVAFIIKLMGANLNPVSLNFLALVGQPTTPLVMIALGLYFAPRKKNIGTAFLAIFIRMGIGLGIGYLFAQLFGLHGLTATTIIVCSALPIGFNTLIFANLENMDREFAATMVSFSIIIALLYLPLLIYLFG